The Clupea harengus chromosome 6, Ch_v2.0.2, whole genome shotgun sequence genome contains a region encoding:
- the rerglb gene encoding RERG/RAS-like b, protein MNDIKLALLGSKGAGKSAVLVRFLTKRFIGEYASNSNSLYRKRLSIDGRQLNLEMFDPCSQTSEGRCILEEPVEWADGFVVVYNISDRMSFLNAKNILRQIKETRGGETCKGDVDIPICLVGNSKDLCHSRQVSEEEARAVALENKCHFQEVSAAEDYLEIANLFTKLMRHVMEHLKYRADRRRYSGSKSMAKLINNVFGKRRKSV, encoded by the exons CGGTTCTAGTTCGGTTCCTGACAAAGCGTTTCATCGGGGAGTACGCATCCAACAGCA attCCTTATACCGTAAAAGGCTCTCCATTGACGGGAGACAGTTGAACTTGGAAATGTTTGATCCATGCTCACAG ACCAGTGAGGGCAGATGCATCCTGGAAGAGCCTGTAGAGTGGGCTGATGGCTTTGTCGTGGTGTACAACATCAGCGACCGCATGTCCTTCCTCAACGCTAAAAACATCCTGCGCCAGATCAAAGAGACCCGAGGAGGAGAGACCTGTAAGGG GGACGTAGACATTCCCATCTGTCTGGTGGGAAACAGCAAGGACCTGTGCCACAGCAGGCAGGTGAGCGAGGAGGAGGCCCGCGCCGTGGCCCTGGAGAACAAGTGCCACTTCCAGGAGGTGTCGGCGGCCGAGGACTACCTGGAGATCGCCAACCTCTTCACCAAGCTGATGCGGCACGTGATGGAGCACCTGAAGTACCGGGCCGACCGCCGGCGCTACAGCGGCTCCAAATCCATGGCCAAGCTTATCAACAACGTCTTTGGCAAGAGGAGGAAGTCCGTTTGA